One Conger conger chromosome 7, fConCon1.1, whole genome shotgun sequence genomic window, GCGGATCAAAAACAGCACGGGTTCACTGCACCTGCTCTCGAGGCTGCATGGTAGGCTACGTAAGAAAAGTGCAAATGAACTACCGGCAGGAAACAGCATCGAAACAGACATAGGCTTTGGTCTTTGGTCTATTAATGAAAAACCACGTTCCGACTCGTGATTGACGTCAGTTTGGTTTTGAGATATGGTAACGAGGACAGCATACAGGAACAGAAAAGAGACACTTTATACTCACCCTTTACTCGTACTTTTGCTGGTGATTGGGGGCTTCATCTGAGCTTTGCTTACTGGTAAGACAATGTTTCAAGTTGAATCTCGTATGTTTAGTAACATGCAAATATGAGTTTATGCGAAACTTGAGCGTTCGACACCCTGTTCACCCTGTTCCGTTGCAGTCAGCGTATCTTCCGACAGTgaaatttttttgtttcaattgAATTATGCCGGGACATTTATGTTACATATTATGGTACGCATTTAATAGATCATAATGATTTTTGACGATCAGATAAAATTAATACTTCAGCATGTCACAGGCGACTTTCATACAAACTGTGTTAAATATATTATTGCATCATGCATCAATGCACAAGAAATAACCTTTGATAGTGTGTATAAGCCCACACTATCAAACTCATCTCAAATGAACAAATAGAACTGACTCTTTATTCCCATATAAAGCGAATGTTTTTGCAATTATTTGCATAGAATCATTTTGCGATTGGCAGGACAATGCAGTGCTATGGCTTGTGTAGGTCCAAACAAAAATCAAACATGAGAACAGAAATCCCCGCTGTGGTCCCTGAAGTGCAGTGACTGCCCAACCCTCCAGAAGTATGTAGAACAACTAGTGATGGTCCTCAGTTTTGGTTTTTCACAAGCAGCATGgagtgtgaaagagaaagagagaaattggGAGAGAGACGGCTAAACTAATTTTGTCATAGTAGGCTCACCTGATTCAGCTCTGTGGTTTGTATGACTACCCTGATTCCGGAAGAAGCTTCACACCGTTCAGAAGCTTCCCTTCTATAGCTTACAAATTCGATATTTCCGGACATACATAAACTCTGTATGCATGTTAGCTATCACATAATAACTTTAATTATGTAAAACTCATGTCATCTCATGTCCTGGCAAAGCTGAGTGCAAGTTAAGTTTTAGATAGTATGCAAGTGCTAAGTGCTAAGAGTCCTTGCTCTGTATTTTCCTTTGTAGGTGCACCAATAAAAACCCAAGCAGTAGACCCAAACCTTTGAAGACTGAAAATCCAGGGAGGATGGACTGGAGAATCTATTGACTTCACAATCACAATtcaaggaggagaaggagtAAGGGTTTCTGTTCCCTTCATCATTTCAAAACCTCCAATCTCCAATCAGGCAGGGATCCAGAGTTGGCTACTCTAAGGACAGGCATTTGTATGGACATGCTTAATCTATTTTTTGAAGAAGCAAATTCCCACACATGTAGAGAGTGGTGTATGATCCTCCACTCTGCCCAACACCACATAGCTCCCCTGCAGGCGTAAAATAAAGGAGTGGGGTGGAGAGCACAAATAGAAAGTATTTAACTGAAAAGCAAAGCGGTAATCCGGAGGTAACACTGGACGTGGAGGAGACTGACCGAGCGAGGCTTGAAGCACCATGCAGTCGGATGACTTATTCGTCCGCAAGTTCCGGCGGCAGAGTCCGCGACCGTCCCTCACTTCGATCAGCTTCGACCCCATGCGAGATGGGGGCAGGTGCACTCCGCCCATGGCGGAGTGGCCCCCTAAGCGAGATGAGGACGGGACGGAGATGGGGAACCTGACTCCCAGCCGCTTGGCTTCGAAACTGCGCTCGCCGGGCCGGAACCACGTCATGCAGAGGAGGAACAGCGATATCACATCGGGAGGCCTGGATTCCTCGGGGTGGGCCGGCGTAAATGCCGCCCAGGTAGGGGGCGAGAGGGCAGGTTTTGGGGGTGCGGGAGTGCAGGGGAACTTGGGGATGGGGCTGCGCAGGGAGTATGGAAGTCTGTCCTCGCTGGAGGAGCAGCCGCAAGGCCAGACTCAGAGTATGGAGGAGCAGTGCCTCAGCCCCGCCGCTCTCCGCTTCAAGGACCCCTTCTTGCTGCTGGGCCTGCCGGCCACCGACCCCCAGCCCGACAGCTTCTTCCGCACCCTCTCCGCCCCTGCAGGGGACCCCCTGAAACCAGGCAAACCTCTGAAGCTGGAGCAACACAGCAAGAAGGCCAAGCTGTCCGGTGGACTCTGTCACTGCCAGGGCGGCAGCGTGTTGGTGCGAAGCCTCGCCCACTATGACGTGCAGAGCATACTGTTCGACCTGGCGGAGGTGGCCTCCAACCGGGACAGCATCGGCCGCAAGACGAACATCACCTCCGGGGCTTCTGCTGCCTCCCAGCTGCAGCTCCTAAACCAGGAGGCGCCCCCTTCGCCATCTCAGGGCAGAGGCAGCGGGGGTGGCCGCGAGGACGCCGGGCAGTCCCTGGCGTCGCTGGACGAAGGCGACGGCAACGACTCCGACATGCTGCTCAGCTGCCCCCATTTCCGCAACGAGACCGGGGGTGAGGAGCAGGTGGGGCTCGGGTTGGCGCGGGGGCCGAGTGGGGTGACGCTAGGCCCGCAGAGCCCCAACGATGCCATTTCCGTCCTGGAGGAGCCCCGTGAAAGCCACGTGAAACGGCAGGACAAGAGCAACTACTTCATCGAACACGCCGACCTTGGGGCTCTCTACTACCGCAAATACTTCTACAataaaggtgtgtgtatatctctatatctcttttttttgcatgtgcaGGACTGCCCTTGGATTGCTTAAGTCTATGCACTGTGCCTGTGCGGTGAGGGTCATTTTGTTTAATGTGCCTGTATTTGTCTGGGAATTCTCATCTCACTATGGAGTGTGCTCTGAGGTTATTTCCGGTTACTTCCGGTTATTTCTAGGTCTGTACTCTATTGGAGAAttgtctctgtgatgtctgTCTTACAGTAAATTATATGAGTGTTCCTTCAATGACTGTGAGGTTTAAAGAGGAAATGTTTGTTTCGTCACAATCTCAAGATCACCAGAACTTCTTTGGCATTGATGATCGTTTTGGCCCTTTGGCGATCAGCTTCCGTCGCGAGGAGAAGGAGAACCCCTGCGGTTCCATGTACAACTACAGAATCATCTTTCGAACCACCGAGGtaaacacgcacatgcacacacactctatatcTCACTGAGCtgattcactcactctctgacaCGTATTACAATGCAGGTTTTACCATTAAAAATGATGGTGCAAAACAAACATTCTCTTGACCAACAATCATTTAGAATGGTGAGAATTGTTATTCTATGGCTCTACTCCTGTCTTAAAGGGATATTTAAAATGGTGGGGAAAGGGTCCCTGAAAGGTCCTCTTGGTCTTCTCACATCCAAATCTAGCTGAAAACCCTGAGGGGGTCTATTCTCGAGGATTCCGTGTCTTCGTCAGCCCGCAATGCCAACCCCCGAGGCCTCTCACCCAGGAAGCTTCTGGAGTACATCTTCCCAGAGCTGAACCTGCACTGCCTGCACCTGGCCTCCAACTCCCCCAAGGTCCAGAGCACCCTGCTGAAACTGGACGAGCAAGGGGTGAGTGCGCAAGGCCTTCCTGTGCCACTATGTGCTGCCCTGTCCCAGCTTCAGACTCCACCAATGCTAACTGTACTCAGCATGATGATACCCATGTGCAAATGGTTTGTAAAAAACATACAAGAAATACATATGGAGTACATATGTTATAGAGCTGGCATATATAATTTGTACATGAATTCACTAGTTTTCTTTACATATAAGGCACTTCATAATCCTTTCTGCTGTGTCACTATAAATAAAAGGGCTTATAATCATGTAGAAATACATGATTTCTAAGTTTAATTTAGTAAAACATGCTAATCACAAACAATGGGCCCCAGaattattcaaattaataaaaatggagaaacatATAATAAGCAATATAGATAATGATCTtgtatgttttatgttcaaacatatgggaaaacgatATACTTTCTTGTTTCAATGTGtcttatttaataataaaaaaatttctGATAACCAcaggtacaaaaaaatattgccacccctaaaaattattgtaaataaaattggcAATGCAATtataatttagttaatctcggtctaaaataactatattatgtaattccatcacttcctgtttcactagagcataaaaattaggtaacatgcatgcaaaatccctttgtatcAGCGTGGAAAAAGCCAGAACTgtaaattcagaagacacagatggtaattgaccatcacaagtcaggtaatgggtacaaaagaAATCcctaaacggttaaacataccacttaataatataaatataaatataaatataaatacttataaatacaaataatataaagcacactactgTACAAATGCGGGAAAATAGAGCTTATATCAATAACTATCatattttagtttacagtatgcTTTGTACATATTTGTCAAGGGtgacaataatgaaaaaataataattctgcaTATGGGTAGAACCAGACATAGCCGTAATGACACTGAGATTGCAACACTGCTCCTCCCTGTAGCTGAACTTCCAGAGAAAGGTGGGGGTGATGTACTGCAGGGCTGGCCAGAGCTCGGAGGAGGACATGTACAACAACGAGAGTGCTGGACCGGCCTTTGAGGAGTTCCTGGACCTGCTCGGGGAACGTGTTCGCCTTCAGGGTTTTGACAAGTACAGAGCCCAGCTGGACATCaagagtgagtgtgcatattTAGGCAGCCTGTCAAAATGCTGTCTCGCACCCAGTGACTGCTCATTAACCCGTGGAAGTAAGCTGAGTCATATAACGCATCTCTATGTCTGTGCAGCGGACTCCACTGGCACCCATTCCCTCTACACGCGTTACCAGGACTACGAGATCATGTTCCATGTGTCCACCATGCTGCCCTAcactgccacaaacacacaacaagtATGAACAACTCATACTGACCACTGCATACGATGTAGTGGAATTTATGTATCTAGTTCTATCTAGTTGTATCTACTGCATGCTGTACCCTTGATTACACTCAACAAGAATTTATTCAGGAATTAGCGGTGTAacaatgtgtaaaatgtaatttattctcCACCTTTTTATATAACCATGGATAGGTGTTTGTTATGTAATTGTCATGTCATTTATGTATGTTGTATTATCAGGAGTAGTATTGTCAAAGTAAATTacactctctttccctcttcctttccaGTTACTGCGGAAGAGACATATTGGCAACGATATAGTGACAATTGTCTTCCAGGAACCGGGAGCTTTGCCCTTCACTCCTAAAGTTATTCGCTCCCATTTCCAGCATGTCTTCATCATTGTCCAAGTCCACAATCCCTGCACTGACCACACCTATTACAGGTAGTGAGACAGAACCCCACGGAATCCCCTTCTTGTTTCCATGACTTGATGGGAGTTCATTATGATTTATGTTTGCGTTTCATAAATTGTCTTAGAATTGCGACAGATTTGCTAGATTCTTTTTTGCATTAAATATGTTAAATGTTTAATGCATTAAATACTTCTAAAATTAGATTTGATGGAAAATAATATCCCAATCTGGCTCCAATGCAGAGGGGTAACACATCCGTTGTTATGTTTTttggttctgttctgtttggtaCTGTTCTCACTCCTATTGGTGCTATTCTCCAGGGTGGCTGTCACACGCTCCAAGGACATTCCGCTTTTCGGGCCTCTGTTCCCCAGTGGAGCGCGCTTCCCCGGTTCCCCAGCCTTCCGGAACTTTCTGCTGGCGAAAGCAGTGAACGCGGAGAGTGCGGCGGAGAAGTCGGAGAAGTTCCGCTCCATGGCCACGCGGACGCGGCAGGAGTACCTGAAGGACCTGGCCGAGAACTACGTCACCACCACGGCCCTCGACTCCTCCAACAAgttccccctgctctctctgggcAGCAAGCGCAAGGATAAGCTGAAAGGGGCCAAAGGGCTGGAGCTCCACAGTGCCGGGGCTCTGGTGTGGATGGTGACCGCTACGGGGGACGGGGCTGCCGAACAGACACTACCCTGCCTGCTGGCCGTGTCCTCCGAATCGGTGGTGCTGATCGAGAGGGGCAGCCGCATGGTGGTGTTCAACTGCTGCTGCCGCGACGTTATTGGCTGGAAGGTTGTGACAGAAGGCGGGACCAGGAATGGGCCCTCCCTGGACATCTTTTATCACAGGGGGCAGTCTGTGTCCATCAGCTTGCCCGGTGGCCAATCAGAGGACATCCGAGAAGTGGTGCAGAGGCTTGAGGTATGCCAAAAGCGCATCATTGTCTTCACATGGGCTTTTACATCCCTGTTGGCTGGGTTTAACAGCTAGTAGcactgtttatgtttttttcatgattcAGAAATACTTCTAAAACTTGTATTATTTCAGCTCTCTTGGAGCAAATTGATCAAAGTTGTAAGCAGTACAGTCTcagccatttttttaaacttatttctcagcctcataattgcttccatgactgtcattggcacagactgttgtcctcatgttgacaaatgccaataacaggcTTCAGATGcagtcaaaagcctagaatcaagactagatactgaaatgaTTCTTATACCTGCGCTAAGGAAGCAAGTGAATATACCTGACtactcagaaacagctgaaaagcCAAGCATTTTTTTGTcccataaaatgggggggactatgtataaaaagggatgtaattcctacactgatcaatggatgtaaataccctcaaattaaaggtgacagccaGCTCTGTAACCTCATTATTCATCATTTCTTTTGTGTCGAGCCAATGGAGCTGGACTACAGAAATCgtagcactgtccaaatactttcggACTTCACCGTACAAACCCTATGCGCTCACCCACCCCACAGCTGGTGACGACAGGCTGCGAGGCGTGGGAGCTGACCCCTCTGCGGGACGCGGTGGGCCAGCCGGGCTTCCTGCTGACCGAGGAGGGCTTCGTGCTGGATGTGCAGCGATTCAGCTACGCGGAGAAGGGGGGCCTCCTGCGGGGCTCCAGGGTGGTGCGGCTCTGCGGTCGGCCCCTggtctccctccccctggaggAGAGGGGCGCGCTGATGCGCACCGCGCCCAAGATCCAGCTCACCGTCATCCCCCCGGACAAAGACGGCAAGCCCCGCAGGTAAGCGAGCGATGCCAGGAGAGTTGTACATTTTCGTGAAAACAAATTTTTTTGAAGAATGTTTTGAAGAATTTTTTGGGAATTTGGGGGATTTATACCGTTAacaatattttgtattaatcGTAagtatgttgttgtttttttaatgtattggaCCCATTTTAGGAGTCTGCACACATTAGGGAGAAAACCAAATCAACAAACAGTTGAAGACAATGTGAACACATTTagttatatgttatatatatattttttaatgcagttcaataaaaagcatataaaaaaaatatatacaatgatGTATTCAGAAAATTTGTGAAAATCTTCAAAATAGTTACCTGGAAAATGCCTTTGCAGTCCTAGtgaggagacagggagggggaggggggtgtagtGGGTGGACAAGGGGGAATGAAGGAGGGATGAGAGCAGAGCAAGACAGGACAGTGTGAAGGGTCTAGTCTTGAATATTTTGTCATACAGTAAATATAGAAGTTGACATTGTTGGCTCTCTTATATTCTCTTTATTTCCACTGGCCCGAGTGAGTCAACTGTGAGTTATATTCAGCATCGTGATTTACTGCTGCCAAGAGTATTGCTAAAACAAATAAGCACGTTCAATCCACAAATGCTTGATTGTGcttgttatgtttttttctctcttggcAGTCTAGCAGAGATTAcaattgtattatattttaagaATATTTTTAAGTCACGTGAATTAGATGAGGAATCCATTCCCTGATTGATGTAAACATTGATGAACCCAATATATGAACACAGCAATACAGTGTTTAAATTTCAGAGCTGCAGAAGGGCTTCATAGTTTTATCATAGAGCTCCAAGAGTTAAAAGTCAGGAATAAATTGACTGTCCTGACTGACCTGTTTTTGGTTCTTTGTGTCAGTTCCTGCACCCTTTGACTGCTCGGTTTCTCTGTGCGTTGATACCAAGTTTCTGCTGTTGGCTGTAGGAGTTTTTCAGAGCTGTACCAGAAGGCCAACCAGGATGTGGAATGCAGGGTTGGGGAGGGGCAGCCGGGCGAGGCCTGGGTGATTGATGCGGGGGATGAAGAGGTCAAAGGGCAGAGAGAGCGGGGCGAGGGCAAGGAGGCGCTGCCAGGCAGACAGGGGAAAACCAGCGCTGAATTTGGGCGCAAAACCTCCTCCTCTAGCCTACCCCTCCTTCGAGCCACCTCCCTACAGGAAAGTGCCCCAGTTCAGCCCACCAAAATGGCCACTCGCTCGCTGACACGTTCTTACTCATTCGAGACCTGTCAGGACTCTATTGATGGGTAAGCAGCCCCTTATGCTCTGCCACTGCCTGTGCAGATTCATGACTTTCCTATGACTGCCGCTACCATTAGCAAAATTAATGTTGACTACCTGCCATATGGTGCTAAATGAAATTCAGTACAGTAAATTCACaatttactgtatttactgtactgtacttttcAGAATCTGGCTTGCTCAACCCCTTTGCGCAATGTAAATCTTAATTTGAATGCATGGGAAGCCATTTCAACAGCGGCACAAGGCCTATGTCAACATTTTCGTTTGTGCAAGCACTGTGAAACCACAGCCACCATTTCACAGTGAAACCCAACCCTTCTTTATGATCTTCCTCTCCCTGGCAGGCATGTGTATGACAATGTCAGAGTGGGAAGCCACATCTACGAGAATGTGTGGGAGATGCGTAATACCACACCAGACCTTATCCGGGCACTGAACCCCAAGGCCTCcatagaggaggaagaggaggagctacAGAAACAGGTACATTTTTACCCATCACCCCTCACTGGAAAAAACCAGAGTACATGCCAGCTTGCCCAATACTAATGGATAAAACTGGCAAAATAACAcaaactctccctctccctctttctcaattcatttcagtcatgctttattggcatgactgtATACAAACAATATTGCTGAAGCAATTAACAATAAAACGATTACCAATGACACATaaaacatatgtacatatatttaaaaaacgtATGTATATATAATGAATAACCACACCTACAGACAATCTAGGTGAATTGCTGAATGACAAACACTAATAAGGACAGTAACAAGAACAATAGCCACTGCAGATAAGAGCTTGGGCCTCACTGGTTGTCTAtcgtcctccctccctctccgtctcccacAGTTTGTGGGAATGGAATTGAGTAAGGAGCAGCCCTCGGCCAGCGACCCCTTCCAGCAGTCTACTTCTCCCACATGCTCGGACAGGGCAGAGCGGAGAATCAGCGCCcaaaatctgcaaaaaatcTCCAGGAGTACGTTCTCTCGAAAGCCTCCCCCCCAAATACTGCCCCAgcttctcacactcacagcagaCCATCTAGAATATTCTTATAGAAACTCTGTAAGCCGTGCTCCTGCAGAATAAGGAAGTATGTTTTCACAGCAGCTTGTTGAATTAAAAGAACAGTCTGTCATGTTTGATTTTACAGTGAACCTAAATGTGCTtgattaaatgaaaagtaaatgtAAAGAAGTTAATTTACAACTGCATATCTTCTGTTGGGCTAAAACACTTGTTTCAAATGCTTTTAGGTGGGCATTAGTGCTCAGTTATACTACTGTGTTGGCTTTAAATTTTGTTTGCGATTTGAATTTTGCTTTCATGTAAACTGTTTCAGAATAGGTGGTAGACTGTGGCATGTTCACACAGAGCAGGAagaaatatcacacacacattttgtgaaattagGAAAACTACTCCAGTGTGAATAGTCCAGTACATCACTCGGAGTGTCGATGGATTTTCTGTATTCTCTCTTCCTGCCTCAGTACCATGATATATAGCGCACTCTAGTGGATATATTGTGGTACGGTTAAACCGTTGAACAGTCGAGACCAATACACATTtcaccatacacactactgagatATTAACCTATGTATTACTTCATCATGAGATATTTAACAGTACTGCTTCATAATATAGCGAAGTgtggtgatttttaaaaatattcttCTGCAGATTTTCGGATTAATGAACAGTCATCAGGGTAATTGGTAGTTAATTATTTGTAATGATAAAATGCTTCTGTTGGTGTCCCTAGTCTTGTCAGAGAATGCTGATCCCACTGAGGAAGAATGGCAGTCCATCACAGAGCTGAGCACCGCCTGCCGAGGCCTCCTGGAGGCGCTGTCCCAGGAAGGTGCGGAACGTTCCGGAGAGAGTGACGATGCATGGGGGATGGGGCTTGTGCTGTCAGATCAAGACAAACTGTCCTGTTGACATTTCACTGTTTGACGCATGACAGCGAACAGTGTGGTCTCGGTGGGGTGAATTCAAAACACACCGCACCTTTCATagacaatacattttgtctCTCTGGTGCAAATAAAtccatattatttatgtatattaGCATAGAAAAGGGAacttcctgctgaaaaaaaaaatactcaaattaggttttgaaaccgctggtagctggtaatatcaaactggattttacattttacaccaaGGATTGAATAATCAGTGGATAAATGGAGCGATCAGTTTGGACATGAATTCTATGTAGCAATGTAGCAAGgtttttggtaaatggtaaatggttggcatttatatagcacctttatccaaagcgctgtacaattgatgcttctcattcacccattcatacacacactcacacaccgatggcgattggctgccatgcaaggtgctgaccagctcgtcaggagcatttgggggttaggtgtcttgcgcagggacacttcgacacagcccgggcggaggatcgagccggcaaccctccgactgccagacaactgctcttactgcctgagccatgtcgccccgtttTTAATTCACTGCGGATGGTATCTGCTGAGAACATGGATAAACCAGCCGGTGTAACATTTCAGAGCATAAACCTGGTGAAGGAAGGCTGGCTGTTGGAGACTGCCCTGCCATGGGGGGAAACACAGACATCAGGATGAGTGACCTTAACGACAGGTgggtttcccacaatgcatctgtGGCATCTGCCGAAAAATGAGTCACTAGCCCTTAGGGTTGTGTTCCACTGAGAAAATCTAATGTTCAGTCAAATTTgcctttttctgtttattgctgaaaatcatccctcaactatttAACTTTCAGGgtaataccaccttttgaatgattatgccatgtgtatggtgaaattagtataattatttaccatttctgtctattttctcaaaacctgattttggacgATATTATAGGATATCATAACATCATGAAACTGCAAACTTTTACTTTATATCCAGGAGAATGTTTTGAGCCAATTGTTTTCTTGTTATCAGATTTAGGGGACcgcatcacaaatctcattgttagatTCTGATCCcataatttttcttcatgaaaaaaaatgtctcaaaacaatctacaaacatgtcttatttaaaatctgaaagaattataaTGATACATTACTTGGTTCAGAATATAGACTGctgcaaaaatgtttaaatttgtcatttctgtcatcttgaataaagtatgcaaatgagctcatTTACATACTTCATAataattgaagtatgtacctctgaaattaTCTGGAATACCAAAGATGTGTTTTTGGTGGAACATAACCGACTAATTTCAGCAATAAAGAGCATGCTTCCTTTGTGTGCCGTTCTTTCTTCCCTTGATGTTTTGCTCTGGCTCCACTGAGCATCTTTCTTGGCCGTCCTGATTAACAGTAAGTGTGGCTGTTAGTCCTCGCAGTGACTCAAAGACACTGTTTCAGCCCCAGATTCACTCTGTCCCTTCTCCTGCAGTGACTGTGCCGGCCATCTGGAAGAGAAAGTGTCCCAGCTGGAGTACTTGCTCAAGAAATTACAGAATGACCTGCGAAAGGTACTACACATTCAAATGGGGAATGGCAGCCTTTTCCCAAACCCTTATCCCAGCATTTTACCCATGCAGTGACCCCCCCCTCcgtcctctctgtccctctagCCCCAAACCCctgcccacccccctcccccatctaaCCTCCTTCTTACATACATTCTTCAGACAGACAATCAGAGGGAGGGACAACAGAGCATAGAGCCTCATCTTCAATTTCACGTTAGTACCCTCTTTTACCAAGCTATTATCCTAGTTAGTGTGTGCTTTAAAACTATTAATTTTAGCAAggtcacaaaaatgaatgggagtgaatgggaGCCAGAAAAACTTGAAGATGTGGCGATGCTGTTAACGGTCGGCAGGGACGGCTCATGTCGCTAATATTCAGtctatgcaaataaaatgagGGTAAGCTCCACAGCACAGTTATGTACCAAAGTGACATATCCCTTTAATCGCTGAGGCGGTCATGTTCTTACTACCTGACCAATGGTTGAAGAGGACAGTTGTGACAGATTATGTGCCCCCAAACGTGTTGTACTGTGTGGCCAGGAGGTTGGAGAGAAACAGGACTAGACAAGGAAAAATGGTAAACATGCGAAGAGAAGAACCAAACAAAAGGAACCAATCACATAAAGGCCCAAAATACAACTTCGGTCAGGTTTCCATCTGGAGTACCAAGAACCTGTGACTGAAATAGAACTGCAGGCACAGTTTTTTCACAGACTGTTTCTACCATAAATGGCTCTCTGTACAGTGCCAAAACCCCATGCAGGATATATTAATTCTCAAACAATTCCATGATGTACTGTCATTCATATCTGAACATTTC contains:
- the LOC133132562 gene encoding signal-induced proliferation-associated 1-like protein 2 isoform X2 produces the protein MQSDDLFVRKFRRQSPRPSLTSISFDPMRDGGRCTPPMAEWPPKRDEDGTEMGNLTPSRLASKLRSPGRNHVMQRRNSDITSGGLDSSGWAGVNAAQVGGERAGFGGAGVQGNLGMGLRREYGSLSSLEEQPQGQTQSMEEQCLSPAALRFKDPFLLLGLPATDPQPDSFFRTLSAPAGDPLKPGKPLKLEQHSKKAKLSGGLCHCQGGSVLVRSLAHYDVQSILFDLAEVASNRDSIGRKTNITSGASAASQLQLLNQEAPPSPSQGRGSGGGREDAGQSLASLDEGDGNDSDMLLSCPHFRNETGGEEQVGLGLARGPSGVTLGPQSPNDAISVLEEPRESHVKRQDKSNYFIEHADLGALYYRKYFYNKDHQNFFGIDDRFGPLAISFRREEKENPCGSMYNYRIIFRTTELKTLRGSILEDSVSSSARNANPRGLSPRKLLEYIFPELNLHCLHLASNSPKVQSTLLKLDEQGLNFQRKVGVMYCRAGQSSEEDMYNNESAGPAFEEFLDLLGERVRLQGFDKYRAQLDIKTDSTGTHSLYTRYQDYEIMFHVSTMLPYTATNTQQLLRKRHIGNDIVTIVFQEPGALPFTPKVIRSHFQHVFIIVQVHNPCTDHTYYRVAVTRSKDIPLFGPLFPSGARFPGSPAFRNFLLAKAVNAESAAEKSEKFRSMATRTRQEYLKDLAENYVTTTALDSSNKFPLLSLGSKRKDKLKGAKGLELHSAGALVWMVTATGDGAAEQTLPCLLAVSSESVVLIERGSRMVVFNCCCRDVIGWKVVTEGGTRNGPSLDIFYHRGQSVSISLPGGQSEDIREVVQRLELVTTGCEAWELTPLRDAVGQPGFLLTEEGFVLDVQRFSYAEKGGLLRGSRVVRLCGRPLVSLPLEERGALMRTAPKIQLTVIPPDKDGKPRRSFSELYQKANQDVECRVGEGQPGEAWVIDAGDEEVKGQRERGEGKEALPGRQGKTSAEFGRKTSSSSLPLLRATSLQESAPVQPTKMATRSLTRSYSFETCQDSIDGHVYDNVRVGSHIYENVWEMRNTTPDLIRALNPKASIEEEEEELQKQFVGMELSKEQPSASDPFQQSTSPTCSDRAERRISAQNLQKISRILSENADPTEEEWQSITELSTACRGLLEALSQEEHKPGEGRLAVGDCPAMGGNTDIRMSDLNDSDCAGHLEEKVSQLEYLLKKLQNDLRKEKKDKEVLQAEVQRLRQNNQLLQEESQSTVARLIKVTELMCKINKPC
- the LOC133132562 gene encoding signal-induced proliferation-associated 1-like protein 2 isoform X1, with translation MQSDDLFVRKFRRQSPRPSLTSISFDPMRDGGRCTPPMAEWPPKRDEDGTEMGNLTPSRLASKLRSPGRNHVMQRRNSDITSGGLDSSGWAGVNAAQVGGERAGFGGAGVQGNLGMGLRREYGSLSSLEEQPQGQTQSMEEQCLSPAALRFKDPFLLLGLPATDPQPDSFFRTLSAPAGDPLKPGKPLKLEQHSKKAKLSGGLCHCQGGSVLVRSLAHYDVQSILFDLAEVASNRDSIGRKTNITSGASAASQLQLLNQEAPPSPSQGRGSGGGREDAGQSLASLDEGDGNDSDMLLSCPHFRNETGGEEQVGLGLARGPSGVTLGPQSPNDAISVLEEPRESHVKRQDKSNYFIEHADLGALYYRKYFYNKDHQNFFGIDDRFGPLAISFRREEKENPCGSMYNYRIIFRTTELKTLRGSILEDSVSSSARNANPRGLSPRKLLEYIFPELNLHCLHLASNSPKVQSTLLKLDEQGLNFQRKVGVMYCRAGQSSEEDMYNNESAGPAFEEFLDLLGERVRLQGFDKYRAQLDIKTDSTGTHSLYTRYQDYEIMFHVSTMLPYTATNTQQLLRKRHIGNDIVTIVFQEPGALPFTPKVIRSHFQHVFIIVQVHNPCTDHTYYRVAVTRSKDIPLFGPLFPSGARFPGSPAFRNFLLAKAVNAESAAEKSEKFRSMATRTRQEYLKDLAENYVTTTALDSSNKFPLLSLGSKRKDKLKGAKGLELHSAGALVWMVTATGDGAAEQTLPCLLAVSSESVVLIERGSRMVVFNCCCRDVIGWKVVTEGGTRNGPSLDIFYHRGQSVSISLPGGQSEDIREVVQRLELVTTGCEAWELTPLRDAVGQPGFLLTEEGFVLDVQRFSYAEKGGLLRGSRVVRLCGRPLVSLPLEERGALMRTAPKIQLTVIPPDKDGKPRRSFSELYQKANQDVECRVGEGQPGEAWVIDAGDEEVKGQRERGEGKEALPGRQGKTSAEFGRKTSSSSLPLLRATSLQESAPVQPTKMATRSLTRSYSFETCQDSIDGHVYDNVRVGSHIYENVWEMRNTTPDLIRALNPKASIEEEEEELQKQFVGMELSKEQPSASDPFQQSTSPTCSDRAERRISAQNLQKISRILSENADPTEEEWQSITELSTACRGLLEALSQEEHKPGEGRLAVGDCPAMGGNTDIRMSDLNDSDCAGHLEEKVSQLEYLLKKLQNDLRKTDNQREGQQSIEPHLQFHEKKDKEVLQAEVQRLRQNNQLLQEESQSTVARLIKVTELMCKINKPC